TGAACAGGAAAGCTCTATTCCTTACGCCTTTAGCTTAAGACacatctcttccttcttctcatgTTATTCTGgagattctgtatttctttatGAAGTTGTTCACTCTCCCGTTTGAATCCTTCCTTCAGTAACTGGGCTTGTTCCTAAAAAGGACAAATCATGAATAAAGTGTAGTGGTAAGTAAATCCTTAACTGCTATCTATTTTCCacattcatagattttttttagaatttaatttcttcttgaacttttctccattaatttttattatactttctcTTGGGCATCCTAGCCTCGTGATTACTTTTTCTGAGCCTCCTTTAGCTAAGACAGATTTTTGGCTTATACTTTCTGATATATTGATAAGCTTAAATTACAAGTCTTGGTCTTTTATCCCATTAATTCTATACAACATTTGTGGGCAATCTTAATCATATGTTTGTTTTCAAATCTTCCCTATGCATTATACAcctttatacacacatacacacagggactcttttatatacacacatataacacacacataaattCTTAAAATCAAATGGAGTGTCTGAATTTTAGATCAGTGAATTGGATTTAGGCCTCACAGACTGGGGGCAAAGGTAGCAGAATATAAATAAGGGAATCCAGGCCGGAAACTGACCATATGGGCTTCCTGCACATCGCTCATCACACAGACTGGGAGTAGGGCCGAGGAAACAGTCAGGAGTGACAGACTGATCCAGTGTGAGAGTTCAGGAATCTTTCTGCTCACAGGTTCTCTTAGAACTAAAGTCATACCacatgtgacagagaaacagtCATTGTGGATTCCTTCGAATGGTGAAGGAGATTCGAATATCTTACCAAGCTGTGTGACCCTATAAAAGTTATTTACTCCTTTCTGAACCCCTATTTCTTCTCCTAAGTCATGGGACTGAGTTCTTGCTTCATATAATATTAAGGAAAAGATACAGATAAGACATTTTTTATAATGCCTAGCAGATAATAGCTACCATTGATGGAAGACTATACTGATAAATGACTAGATGTGATATAAATTCAAatacaatttataataaccaGACATAGGCAGGCCCAGGACAGGCAGACAGATGGGATTGAAAAATATAAGTGGGTAAGAAAGGTCCTTCTGGGCTTCATGGTCTAACAGCCACACAAAGAGATCAGGGAGAGTGGagagaaaacaagaagagaaaccTCGAGGTGAAGCAATTCAATACCTGAAGTTTAAGACTGAGAACTCTGTCTTGTTCTGCCATTAACTGGGCCCTCTCCTTGTCCATCTTCTCAGTCAGTTGTTTCACATGTTCCTGataactcttttctttctgctccatcaTCTGCTGATTCTTTATCTGCATCTCCTCCAACATTTTTCTTGTAGCCTCTGCAGATTCAGCTTTCACACGTTGCTCTgtcaggaggaaaggaagaaaaaaagctcaTGGGTGACCacgttgctttttttttctctgcacacTTACCTGTTGCTGTTGCTCCTCGCTGCATCTGCCCTAGTCAGAGCTCACTTCAGCTAGTGAGAGGCATCTTTGCTCATTTCACTATTGTTTCAAGACCCCAGGTTCACCCAGccaaattatttggaattttaaaagcttttgagGCTATCTAGTCTCTTGCTCCTCACCTTcaatctccttttccttctctgtgagaGTCTGGTCTGTCTGTAGAATTGTTTCAGTCACAGCCTCCTTGGACTCCAAGTATGTCTGAAGAATTTCTTCACTCTAAGACCCAGAGAAAATGGAGCTAGTAATAGGAAATATCTGTAAGCGCCTATTCCTATTTGCCTACCATCTTTTCCTCTGGGAATTGCTTCCCTTGGCCCTGGTGTGTCCGGTGGTCACGATGCACATGCTCCAGGTTGCCCAAGCATTGCACTCTACAAAGCAGATTCCTTTTGAAGAGACTGATAAATATGGATGGAGAGTCTCTGTTCTTTGAGTGAGGGCTCTAATTTTGGAGCTGTTAGTGTTGTGGTCCAATATGGGGTGAGCTTGCTGGGGAATGAACCCACTGTGGAGAAAGCAGATCTAAGgaaaggaggtggagggggagtggagggagggaagtgTGGGGTTGAGGGGAGCAACAGACAGAGAGATGAGCGTTGGTTACCTGTATTCCCTTCCTGGGTTCCTGaaggtattttttctttagctCCTGCATCTTCTGGATAAAAAGACGATATCCTCCTGGTTTAGAATAAATCCCCTGTTTTATATCTTCTTCCAGAGGACTGAAGATATCCTTAAGTAAAGCTGAGCAACGATCTGATGATGCTTTCATATTCTGTTTACAAAAgtcttcttgctttttttctagcTGGGCCTTTAATGTGAAAGTAGGAAGTAGAAATAATGGAGAGAAGATGTTAGCTTGACCTCAGAATTTTTGGAAAAGCTTctcaaaaaataaagtctgtgcCCCTATGAAACTCACAGGACCACATCCTCCTGATCTTGTGTTTCTAGTGAAGTTCCTTTCTCCCTGGAGGTAAAGTTTATGGCAGAGATTGCTATCCTTATGTTAGCATTTATGCTATGCATCTGCTGATCATCATGGGCCATGGCCTTTTGCACTGCATCTGCATTCTTGATCTGGGCCAAGGCTAGGACCGCATTCTCCATGCAGGGCAATTTCCCACAGCAGATGGTATTGACATAGGTCAGCACTAGGCTCTGTAGTCCTACAAATACACCTTTAGAAATAAACTTCTGCTTTTCAAATTGGACCAATGATTGCATGTGGAATAAATGTGGCTCACTATAAGCCTGCTTAAGATAACTAAGACTACATATTCCTTTGCTTTTGGCTATAACATTAAATCAGTCTGATATCAGCAAGTATGTAATTTGATTACGAGCTCTGTTACCTATATGCActtaattaaattagaaaaagaatatcagtttttgaatgaaaaaaagtttcaaaactTTGAGTCAATCATAATAAAATTGGTTCTTATAACAATAATAGTGGttcttatcattttaaaagtCGAGTGAAAATTCCTTCTCATAACAAATACCCATTGTATTTTCTAGTAATATTTCACTTTCTGAGATCCTAATCCatataaatacaagaaaaaattacCGCTAATTCCTTTTGGAATAAATGGTCCACATCCTTGAATGAGTTCTTGATGAAGACTTCGATGGCCTCTTTCTCACTGGCCCTGTGCAGGTCCAGCAGCTCCTGGAGGGTTTCTGTGGGCAGCTGCACCTTCTGGGCCATCTGCTCGTCATAGAGGGCAATGGCCTTTTTCACTGCGGCTGAGTTTTCTATCTGGGCCAAGGCCAGGACCGCGTTCTCCATGCAGGGCAGACCCCCGCTGCTGATGGCATTGACGTAGGTCAGCACCAGGTTCTCCAGTCCTGCAAAAGAGAACAAATGATAATGTTGACTATAGTTGGGGTGAGGAAACAGTCTCTTCTGTGTAAATCTGATGATAATCTTTTGCCACTTGTTTGCTTCACAGCATCAGTGacctcagcatcacctggaagcttgttagaaatgcctACTCTCAGCCTCTGCCCCAGATCAACTGAATTAGACCCTCCTCTGGCAAGATCCTTGTATGATATGAATACATATGAAAGGGTGAGAACCTCTGTCCTGATACTATAGACCTGTGTTTATTGAGTACATGTACTTTATCGCCAAGCACCATTAGGACAGGAAATGTACCTCTCTCATTTATGTCTCTATCATCAGTCCTGGTCCATGGCAAGCAATTGTAAAATCGTTATTTGtgaaacaattaaaaaggagTCCTTCATGTTATTTACTCTAACAGAACACTGTCCAAGAGAACTTTCGGTGATGATGGGTGTGTTCTATATGTGCTGTCCAGTAGTGTAGGCACTAGCCCTTTGTAGGTATGAGCCCTTGAAAATAGCTGTGTAATCAGaacttctaattttctttaattttaattaatctaCACTTAAATTTAGATAGCCATATTTGTCCAATAGCTACCTTGGTGGATAGTACAGGTCCAGTTTACTAGGACAATTTTAAGCAATAGAgcttttttctttgtcctttcctaTCTTTTCTCACCCAAGAAATTTGACTAATAAAATCTATTAGAAATGCTGTGTCATCTAGAATGTACCACAGAAGTAGTAGTAGATTTGCATTTTTCACAGATGACACTAGGTGGATGTTATTTCACCTTCCTTTGGTCCTAACAGTGAGAGTAAAGACTGGGAAGAGGACTCACGAGGTCCATTGACCTCGATGCCTCCTGGAAGTGTTTTAACTTTGGAACTGTTGAAGATGTAGGAGCAGAAGACTGTAGCTTGTTGCACAAAGTCAGAGTCTAGCTCATCATCATGTAGGGTCTCAAGCTGGCCTAGCTTCTTCCGGTGAGTGGGCCGGTCAAAGATAAAGCATTTCTTCTTTGGGAAGAACTTCCGGATACAGAGTCGAGGAAGATTAAAATTTTCATCCTTTTGATTGGTAactggaaaaagacaaaaaaggactTTGCTTAATAAGGGGCTTGggaactttttctataaaggaccaAACAGTAAATATATCAAGCTTTGAAAGTCAGAAGGTCTGTTTTCCAAGTACTTAATTTGGCTATTagagcatgaaagcagccatagacaatctACAAATGAATGGGCATAGCATTAATCCAATAAAACTTATTTATGAGAGAGCTGGAAGACTGTATTGTCCATCATTTGCCTGtggccatagtttgccaaccaCTGGACTAGTTCACTGTTATGCTttaatctattttctcttttttagtatattttactgattatgctattacagtcatcccattttattcctcccctttatccccctctgccctgcaccctctccctACACCccctccttccagcatcccctccctctgcttagtttatgtccatgggtcatccatataagttctttggcttctccatttcccatactattattatcctccccctgtctattttgtacctaccatttatgctttttattccttgtacctttccccccattctctccccaccccctccccattgataacattccatgtgatctccatgtctgtgattctgtccctgttctagttgtttgcttagtttgtttttgtttgtaggttcagttgttgatagttgtgagttttttgtcattttactgttcatattttttatcttttttttcttagataagtccctttaacatttcatataatagggcttggtgatgatgaactcctttaacttgaccttatctgggaagcactttatctgcccttccattttaaatgatagatttgctggatagagtaatcttggatgtaggtccttgcctttcatgacttcaaatacttctttccagctcctttttgcctgtaaggtctcttttgagaaatcagctgacagtctgatggaaactcctttgtgggtaactgtctccttatctcttgctgcttctaggattctctccttatccttaatcttgggtaatttcattgtgatgtgtcttggtatgtttcttcttggatccaacttctttaggactctctgagcctactggacttgcatgtctagttccttcgccagattggggaagttttgcttcattaatttttcaaaaaagttttcaatttcttgctcttcctcttctccttctggcatccctatgattcagatgttgaaataatttaaagttgtcccagaggttcctaagcctgtcctcatttttctgaattcttgtttcttcattctgttctggttgagtgtttatttcttctttctgcgccaaattgttgatttgagtccagtttccttcccttcactgttgattcccgacatatattgctttatttcaccttctatagccttcactttttcctttattttgtggccatactcaataaTTTATGCAAACATCctaattatcagtgttttgaactctgcatctgatagggttggctgtcttttcattgctttcattgttattttttctgaagttttgatctattcttttatttgggccatatttttttgtctctgtgcacctgttacattgtaaggggcagaatcttaggtattcaccagagccaAGCAACCTTATTTGCTACATTTTGGCGCTGTCTGTGGggaaagggtcagagagggaacaatgttgcttgcttggctctcaccctgctttcagtcacttccctggatTTCCACAAACAGACTGGACCCTTTCAGGTGCTAAttattgggtgggtgggcttgtatacattctaggatcctgtgggcccctcgaatggactctcctgtgagattaacagtttctcccaccatcagaacacccataggtttttacagccagaggttttgaggcttataGTTTCTGACCCTGGAACcatgggttgtgtggtctgtctcactccgcAGTTGTTTTTCCTGGCTTATTTGCACATGTATGTGGGAtatcctggtccaccagctgctgccttgcagcaCGTCCTCTCTTCTGggtgcccatctctgcccctcctaccagtctggatgaatacttccttaactccttggttgttggacttccatacagttcaattttctggcagttctggttgttttctgtttttaaattggatgtttatccttcttttggttgtgcaaggaagtgaagtgtatctatacctccatcttggcctaatctattttcttgaaataaatgcCCACTCTTCTTCATATTCACTGGCTAATTACAGTATCACAAGCTCTAAGCAGGGACATAAAATTCATTGTATCATAACACAGGGAGAGCTGAAAGAAAGCGAAGCTTGTTCTTAGAATGGGAAAAAGACAATTCAATGTCAAATCTACTAATTCAGATATTAAACAAACAAGCATTAATTTTTAGTAATATCCAGCTGAGAAgtagaaaactataaatattggaaaactaagtggaaaaaattttaaaaagtgatagttTCTAGTATCTTGTCATTCCCAATAACCAATTCTAAGTCCCCTTCACCTTTCTTAAGTTTGAGTGAATTCTCCAGGTACTCATCCTCTGTAATGGATTGTCCATTTGCTTCCAAGTTTAGGGAAAAGTCCCTCAGTGTCCACACAAAATCTGGAAAGAAGCTTATGAAGTCAGCAGAATCCTCAACCTCATTTGCATCAGGTGAAGATTTTGCCCGTATTCGATCTGACAGCTCTGTCACATAGCTGAGTAGCAAACTAAGGAAAACTGGTGTAAAAGAACAGTGCTCCTCATCCCACATTAGTCCCACATATTCAAAACCTTTGTTTCTAACCCAAGAGTCAATTCTTCAGTAGGCAAATGGGGTCTTTCTTTTgcccttgaattatttttttatattttctctttttgtgctTGATTCACCGGGATTCACATTCACATAGCTTGTTTTTTAACAGGTCTCCCTCTGATTTTGATGCTGTACTTGACCACATAAAGGATACTGCAGCTGGTCCATGGCCTGCTGGTTGATGGTCCCCATGCTGTTGTACACAAAGGTGCTGCTCAGCAGTATTGCCAGGGCAAAGATCCAGGAGTCATTCTGGTTGTCACCCTGGAAATCAGAACACATTTGGGCCAGGATTATGCTTCATTCTCATGGAACTTTTCAGATCAGCAGTAGTAAAAGGATGTTCATTTAATGAgtgtttgtttgtggttttttttttttttttttagattaatgaCCTATAAGAGGAAACCAAATCCAAATGAAAATGATTGTTAATAGGACttggacttggaatacttctgaTTACTGATTTTGGTTTACACTGATTCTTACTAGGTCCTCCTATGATCATTGGCAGATAATTGTGAAACAGTCAAGGTTAGTAGGCATTCTAGGCCTTAAgtgtaatttttattgaattttctctattttacatCAATATTGACATATAATTGCAATAATATGTATAGTTATGTACCTAACACTTTCCATTCTTATTAAATATTCAAACATTCCAAGCAATATTATGAGGCAAATATAGATTATTTAtatctgttttataaatgagaaagctgaggttAAAAGAGGTGAAATAATTTGTTAAGGCAACTATGTGAATAACAGTTTAAGTTTAAATAGTATAGGACTTCTGAACATAAATCTTTAACTAAAGCTCTCTGCAATATAAGATTCAtggcattgatttttttatactGCCTGTATACATCTGGGTTAACTGGGTTAGCTTATAGCCTGTTGTTAATAACTATACCACTATCTATTGACAACTATGTGCTTTTTCTAGGATTCTTccttatgaatatttttctcacCCCTGATTGTAAAACTTGGtctcataaaacataaaaagaaattataaaggcATAGTTTGGTTCAGTGCAAGCTCTTATttgaataaaagttaaatattgtAGAGGATATCCAAATATGAGGGGCTTGTCCCCAAACTGAATCTTTAATACTTACCTTCTCTACATCTCCCAGGCCCTCAGTGTCAAGCAGAACGAGGGTGTGGTCTGCCTTCTCAGGATGAGGCACACACCACATCCAGATTCCCTTGGTGTGAGACTGCACCGTGGAGCCCAGAGAGAAGCCTGCCAGgggggagaggaggtgagagggagTGGAGTTTTAATAGCAGATGTGTCTTGAAACTGAGATAAGAGTTAACATACTCAAGGAGAGAGAACCAAAACCACAACCAGTATTAATCTGAATCTTACTTACAATTAGAGAAATAGGGAAAATTGAATATCCATTACATGAAAACATTCAACAcctttttatgattaaaaaacaaacaaacaaacccaggaCTAGAAGGAAACTAATtgaacatagtaaaggccatgcATGAGAAATGTTCAGCCAACATCGCACTCAATGGTGAAATACAGAAAGCTTTCCTTCTATAAAAATTAACCAAAGTAGTTCAAGGAGCTacatgtaagagctaaaactataaaactcctagaagaaaatgtatggGAAAAGCTTCATGATATTGATTTgccaatgatttcttggatatgataGCAAAAACatagacaacaaaagaaattagGTAAGTTGGACTTCAAAATTAAAGCTTTTGTGGATCAACAGAGTTTAATAGTTATCCTACAGActaaggaaaaatgttttttactcATGAATTCATTAAGGAATTGATATCGAGAATacacaagtaagcaaaatataacgagaaacattgaattaaagaacaaactgacaataaccagggggagaggggagagggataatggggaaaaagaggggaaggcccatcaaggagcatgtacacaggacacgtggacaaagccaaagggggtaggtttgagggtgggaggcggggatgggtggggtggggaccgaggtggagtgaaaatggagacaaccatacttgaacaacaatgaaaagagaaaaaaaagaataataacaacTCTAAATTAAACACAAAAGGAAATCCTACAGTGCAAccccagaaaacaaacaacccaattaaaaattttcacaattaaaaaaagaaccaaggaCTGGAATAAAGattccttaaaagaaaatatatgaataatcaatgaacacataaaaagttgattaacatcactagccattagggaaatacaaatcaaaaccacaatgacatactatttcacacccattaggatgaccaatatcaaaaaacaaaataacaggtattggcgagaatgtggagaaattagaattcTGTGCATTTCTGGGAGAAGTGTAAGATGCTATAATTGCTGTGGAAAGTGATAtggtgatttctttaaaaaattaaagcatatacTTCtaggaaaggaataaaaatttatgcttttaaaaagagaaattaagacaaAGTGAGAAGAGACAGTGAGTTGACTCAGATTCAGATAAGAGCAGAACTATACATTGAACGTTAGCTTTCAGTATTCCTCCCATCTCCGACTTTCTCTCCTTGCAACACCATACTCAGTGCTGGGAGTGTGTGTGGACAGAAGGGATCTGGAAGAGCTTTGCTGGTGCCCCTCACCTTTTTTCTTCCCAGCCAGCTTGTTCATCAGGTAGGATTTGCCTGTGCGGTAGAGGCCCACAATGGCCACCACGACAAGAGGCTGGGTAATGGCAGACAGGATCTTCAAAGCTTCTGGATTAACTGCTAGTTTCCCATTAGTGTTCTCAATGAGGCACACTGGGGCCGGCATGTGGGTCTCTGAGGCCATGTCCAGGGTGCAACCTTGTCTGCAAGCAAGAAGATGGGTTGCATTAGCATTTCCAGTCTAAGTAGATGAAGATCTTTCAGCAGGTTATTTTCCATTGAGACAGTGGAGTCATAGAATTCCCCAATATGGCCAAAAATTTTGTGTTAGTAGTGAGATAGAGGAGGAAAAGATCTGTATTTGTTCAGAAAGTTACAGAAGTGTAATCGCAGTATCCCACTAAAAAATATCGCTATGACAGTAACATTGACATTTAACCACTTTCGTTACcaaaatctttaattttctatgaaaaactttctttttggattttcattaaaatttttacattagATATTAAATGTAAAGTAGAATAGGGTTTAGAGTGTGTTTTGCATCCTGGCTATAAGTAAGAAATTCAATATtgatgtatttattcattaattctatTATGAAGACTTGTGAATAAAGGTTTTATCATTTGATGGATATTCTTTGGGTAATTTTCACagattttaaatggtttttttttctattattcgCACTTATTTTATCTGAAATGAGGGCTCGTAGAACTTTTTGCACTGTTATTCCAGAAGTGGAACCAACATGACTTAACATctgcacattttataaaaatgtgtgacCATGTGAAACACGGGACTACAGACCTGCCCAAAGCCTTGGTGTGGGCTTGTGTAAGCAAGAGCTCCTGATAGTTCAATGTCATTAGCTTCACAATAAGCCTCCAACAAAGTGTTGCTACAAATCATGTTTgtgtatatacgtgtgtgtgtgtgtgtgtgtgtgtgtgtgtgtgtgtaagggaaCTAAAGACTATGAAATACAGGTTAAAAGATCAGGAAGCACATCAGGAGAGCTGGAGAGGAGGTTGTTTGATGAAAATATACTTTCAGCCATACACTTCTGGTTTTcctgttattttccattttgccaTTTGGtgtgagaggaggagaaacaggaagaggagaggaggggggatgggagggggctgggtggggagagaaaagggaggaaagagctGGAAGGAGAGTGACAGCTGTGGACAGGTAGGTGACCAGTGAAGCTCTAGCCAAGCCCAGGAATTCAGAGGCAGATTTTctggaaagcaagaacaaaaTTGCTTGAGAGCACAGAGGGGTCAGGCAAACCAAATGTTGGCTTCAGTGATGACCACAGtaggttttttaaagaaaaaactttttagtaaGGTAGTGCAGCCAAATTCTACTTGTAAGGGGTAAAAAGGGAGTTGGCACTAAGAAACTGAATTTAATGAACttgaagtattttaattttatttttttaaatttatttttcaattacagttgacattcagtattctattagtttcagatgtacagcgtagtggttagaaatttatataacttaagaatGATCCCCCCAATAGGTCGGGTACCCACCTGGCAGCATTCAAAACTGTTACAGTATTATTggctatgttccctatgctgcactttgcATCCCTgtaactgttttgtaactgctgatttatacttcttaatcctttttcttttttcacccagcccccatccTTCCTCCCATCTGACACCCAGAACCTGGGTTACATCTAAGATGAAACGAAAAGTAGAGAAATCTACTTTTAAACAAACCTCATACGTATGATTCAAAAAGTATGGTGTTTTTGTGAATCTTCATCTTTCACTCTGGGTTTcggggttttcttttctttctttcttttttttttttttctttaacagtgtCAGGTGGCTGTTTGACACTGCATGCCAtttactcttctttctttctcatgaaaATAACATACTTGTAGCCCTTAGCTGCAGTCAGGTCAGAACTGAGCAGGTCCGTCAAAGACAAGGGTAAGTTAACTGTGCCCTCAGCCAACACAGACGGCATTGGCAAAGAGAAAGACGATCCTAATGCACTTCAAGCTGCTTGGCCTCATGTCTGCTGGTGTCTAATTCCACACAAGCACAGAGGGGACACTCAGGGACGAGCTGCCATCTGGTGTCGCCAGGATTTCACCCAACCTCATGTCCTATGTTGGGCTCAGCTGCAGCCTATCTTCATGCTGGTCGTTTTTTAGAAAATAACCTGACCTTTGTAAATCCCTTCCCACCCCGGCCCCGACCTTATCCTGGGCTCCCTTTCTCAGACTATAGGTCCTTTAGCGGTGGAGAGAAAGCTGCTTTAATGAGAAAGTGAAGTTCTTACCTGTTTTTTCTCCTCAGTTTAGGTTGGAGTGGTTTCTGTTACTTGTCTGTCTTCCACTGGATGGTTGGACTTTTAATTTCCCCGTCTGATGTCATGAGGCTTTCTGGATTTCCTAAAGACCTTGAATTGGAAGCAAAGGTTTTAGAGTAATGTGAAACTGAAAGCACTAAGTACGAAGCTATAACTTGGCAAACAGAAGGGATTTCTGAAAGCTGTGCAGATGGGAGGGTGCATGGGTTTCACACGATTTCTCAACTAGTTCATTTTGACAATGAACTCCACTCTTTTCGGTGGGTAAGGTGTGGCTTCTTCTGTCCTCGTCTTTCagtcagagggaggggcaggcctcCA
This Phyllostomus discolor isolate MPI-MPIP mPhyDis1 chromosome 5, mPhyDis1.pri.v3, whole genome shotgun sequence DNA region includes the following protein-coding sequences:
- the LOC114498043 gene encoding guanylate-binding protein 1-like — protein: MASETHMPAPVCLIENTNGKLAVNPEALKILSAITQPLVVVAIVGLYRTGKSYLMNKLAGKKKGFSLGSTVQSHTKGIWMWCVPHPEKADHTLVLLDTEGLGDVEKGDNQNDSWIFALAILLSSTFVYNSMGTINQQAMDQLHYVTELSDRIRAKSSPDANEVEDSADFISFFPDFVWTLRDFSLNLEANGQSITEDEYLENSLKLKKVTNQKDENFNLPRLCIRKFFPKKKCFIFDRPTHRKKLGQLETLHDDELDSDFVQQATVFCSYIFNSSKVKTLPGGIEVNGPRLENLVLTYVNAISSGGLPCMENAVLALAQIENSAAVKKAIALYDEQMAQKVQLPTETLQELLDLHRASEKEAIEVFIKNSFKDVDHLFQKELAAQLEKKQEDFCKQNMKASSDRCSALLKDIFSPLEEDIKQGIYSKPGGYRLFIQKMQELKKKYLQEPRKGIQSEEILQTYLESKEAVTETILQTDQTLTEKEKEIEEQRVKAESAEATRKMLEEMQIKNQQMMEQKEKSYQEHVKQLTEKMDKERAQLMAEQDRVLSLKLQEQAQLLKEGFKRESEQLHKEIQNLQNNMRRRKRCVLS